A genomic segment from Halomarina ordinaria encodes:
- a CDS encoding glycosyltransferase — translation MLALVALGVALLAATALPYVGFLALYAWVRPSGSPAAKRPSEPTVSVVLPTYNEARIVENKLRDLVALDYPMEKVEIVVVDSSTDETPDLVESFFADRDAPASTLIREGDRRGLARALNDGYAAAENEIIVKTDCDARLAPDALREAMANFADPAVDGVTGRNAEVLGGSEVETDYRGIQSHIQTLESHLDSTFIFHGPFSAFRREAVVPIDPGSLADDSELALRIRRNGGRVVFDPAVAYMEAAHSAFAKRRKQKDRRAMGLVRLLVQQRDALGRHGRYGRVVLPFNWLFMLVSPWLLATGLAALVLGAVTTAGVAGLALPAALLAFVAAGSRDVLGPFQPFYALFDAQVSLLSAAVRLPLTSTDGLWEPDAELREAYD, via the coding sequence GTGCTAGCGCTGGTCGCCCTCGGCGTCGCGCTCCTCGCGGCCACGGCACTCCCCTACGTCGGCTTCCTCGCGCTGTACGCGTGGGTCAGGCCGTCGGGGTCGCCGGCCGCGAAGCGACCGTCCGAACCGACCGTGAGCGTCGTCCTCCCCACGTACAACGAGGCGCGCATCGTCGAGAACAAGCTCCGCGACCTCGTCGCGCTCGACTACCCGATGGAGAAGGTCGAGATCGTGGTCGTCGATTCGAGCACGGACGAGACGCCCGACCTCGTCGAGTCGTTCTTCGCCGACCGCGACGCGCCCGCCTCCACGCTCATCCGTGAGGGCGACCGCCGCGGCCTCGCGCGCGCGCTCAACGACGGCTACGCCGCCGCCGAGAACGAAATCATCGTCAAGACCGACTGCGACGCCCGCCTCGCGCCCGACGCGCTCCGCGAGGCGATGGCGAACTTCGCCGACCCCGCCGTCGACGGCGTCACCGGCCGCAACGCGGAGGTCCTCGGCGGGAGCGAGGTCGAGACCGACTACCGCGGCATCCAGTCGCACATCCAGACGCTCGAGTCGCACCTCGACTCGACGTTCATCTTCCACGGGCCGTTCTCGGCGTTTCGCCGCGAGGCGGTCGTCCCCATCGACCCCGGGTCGCTGGCCGACGACTCCGAACTCGCGCTGCGGATCCGGCGTAACGGCGGCCGGGTCGTCTTCGACCCCGCCGTCGCGTACATGGAGGCGGCCCACTCGGCGTTCGCGAAGCGCCGCAAACAGAAGGACCGCCGGGCGATGGGCCTCGTCCGCCTGCTGGTCCAGCAGCGCGACGCGCTCGGTCGCCACGGCCGCTACGGTCGGGTCGTCCTCCCGTTCAACTGGCTGTTCATGCTCGTCTCGCCGTGGCTGCTCGCGACGGGCCTCGCGGCGCTCGTCCTCGGCGCGGTGACGACGGCGGGGGTCGCCGGCCTCGCCCTGCCCGCCGCGCTCCTCGCCTTCGTCGCCGCCGGGTCGCGCGACGTCCTCGGACCGTTCCAGCCGTTCTACGCGCTGTTCGACGCGCAGGTGTCGCTGCTCAGCGCGGCCGTCAGGCTGCCGCTGACGAGCACCGACGGACTGTGGGAACCCGACGCCGAACTCCGCGAGGCGTATGACTGA
- a CDS encoding MFS transporter, giving the protein MTGSDSDRARVPWRSPTVQIVLASTLLAPLGVPLVSPALPVVRDAFALTDARASLLVSAYFAVGIVLSPFIGLVVDRVGRRRVLVWSLLGFSVTGGAIAFAPTFDVVLALRLVQGVASAGVFVTTVTIIADAYEGVQRNAVFGANIAALSLGAAVFPLLGGALAAVSWSAPFLVYFVGVPLALVAAVALEEPTSDRETRSLAYLRGAASALVGRDAGTYYGAAFVTELLTLGAIATALPFLLSAEFALAPLFIGVALLASEGAAIVVSMQNGRLARRFTNRQLVAVGYGCFGVGLAAMWVAPTPAAVAVAVGVFGAGLGVSMPAVDAAVSDLVAERYRAGALSIRNSTTFLGRAAGPVLFTGLGAVVGYRPLLAVAAAGTLALAVATLLTGRQSPHGTPHPDPGD; this is encoded by the coding sequence ATGACCGGGAGCGACTCGGACCGGGCGCGGGTCCCGTGGCGCTCGCCGACGGTGCAGATCGTGCTCGCGAGCACGCTCCTCGCGCCCCTCGGCGTCCCGCTCGTCAGTCCCGCGCTCCCCGTCGTCAGGGACGCCTTCGCGCTGACGGACGCGCGGGCGAGCCTGCTCGTCAGCGCCTACTTCGCCGTCGGCATCGTCCTCTCGCCGTTCATCGGCCTCGTCGTCGACCGCGTGGGTCGTCGGCGCGTGCTCGTCTGGTCGCTGCTCGGGTTCAGCGTCACGGGCGGCGCCATCGCGTTCGCGCCGACGTTCGACGTCGTGCTCGCGCTCCGCCTCGTCCAGGGCGTCGCCTCGGCGGGCGTCTTCGTCACCACGGTCACCATCATCGCCGACGCCTACGAGGGCGTCCAGCGCAACGCCGTCTTCGGGGCGAACATCGCCGCCCTGTCGCTCGGCGCGGCGGTGTTCCCCCTCCTCGGCGGGGCGCTCGCCGCGGTGTCCTGGAGCGCGCCCTTCCTGGTGTACTTCGTCGGCGTCCCCCTCGCGCTCGTGGCGGCCGTCGCCCTCGAGGAGCCGACGAGCGACCGCGAGACGCGGAGCCTCGCCTACCTGCGCGGGGCCGCCTCCGCGCTCGTCGGGCGCGACGCGGGGACGTACTACGGCGCGGCGTTCGTCACCGAACTGCTCACGCTGGGCGCCATCGCGACGGCGCTGCCGTTCCTGCTGTCGGCGGAGTTCGCCCTCGCGCCGCTGTTCATCGGGGTGGCGCTGCTGGCCTCCGAGGGCGCCGCCATCGTCGTCTCGATGCAGAACGGTCGCCTCGCGCGGCGCTTCACGAACCGCCAGCTCGTCGCCGTCGGCTACGGCTGTTTCGGCGTCGGCCTCGCCGCGATGTGGGTCGCCCCCACGCCGGCGGCGGTCGCGGTCGCGGTGGGCGTCTTCGGCGCCGGCCTCGGGGTGAGCATGCCGGCGGTCGACGCCGCCGTGAGCGACCTCGTCGCCGAGCGCTACCGCGCCGGCGCGCTCAGCATCCGCAACAGCACCACCTTCCTCGGGCGCGCTGCGGGACCGGTGCTGTTCACCGGCCTCGGCGCCGTCGTCGGCTACCGCCCCCTGCTGGCCGTCGCGGCGGCGGGGACGCTCGCGCTCGCCGTCGCCACCCTCCTCACGGGGCGACAGTCGCCGCACGGGACGCCCCACCCCGACCCGGGCGACTGA
- a CDS encoding flippase produces MSMNISRSSLKLFGAQLATNAVSFVALAFFARQLGSAQMGVFFLFQAASSVLVMLSDLGLATAMEKRISGGQDAGSVVSSAAALMVGLLSLVAFGVLLFRGPLNAYIGADLAGWLVLAITLTQVKRLTMAWYRGDLRVGDTADIQLLSSLLQMGTSVALILLGVDVLALVFGVLVGSALSSAWALVRNRPPLSRPRTDDATSLFHYAKYNLIPSIGIEVHSWTDVLIIGLFLTQSAVGAYEVAWRVAGVTTLLAAAISMSVLPQTSAWDANSETDRIERLVSSSIVPSLLLIIPSIFGVALLAPDVLGLVFGEDFGAASLALVVLVAGKIPEAIQLVVGKCLLGLDKPNLVARATVVALALNVVLNVALITEFGLLGAAVATTFSFTVGMVLRVHYLREFIAFRLPYANLAWCVVASGVMAAVVVAVRTQLPTTTVPRLLATVAVGAAVYAVVVLLYPPLRSLLLGYVSDLVPRPAA; encoded by the coding sequence ATGTCGATGAACATCTCCCGGTCGAGCCTGAAGCTGTTCGGGGCGCAACTCGCCACGAACGCCGTCTCGTTCGTCGCGCTCGCGTTCTTCGCCCGCCAGCTCGGGAGCGCGCAGATGGGCGTGTTCTTCCTGTTCCAGGCGGCGTCGAGCGTCCTCGTGATGCTCTCGGACCTCGGCCTCGCGACGGCGATGGAGAAACGCATCAGCGGCGGCCAGGACGCCGGCAGCGTCGTCTCCTCGGCGGCGGCGCTGATGGTCGGCCTCCTCTCGCTCGTCGCCTTCGGCGTGCTGCTGTTTCGCGGGCCGCTCAACGCCTACATCGGCGCCGACCTCGCCGGCTGGCTCGTCCTCGCCATCACGCTGACGCAGGTGAAACGCCTCACGATGGCGTGGTACCGCGGCGACCTCCGCGTCGGCGACACCGCCGACATCCAGCTGCTGAGTTCGCTCCTCCAGATGGGGACGTCGGTGGCGCTCATCCTGCTCGGCGTCGACGTGCTGGCGCTGGTGTTCGGGGTGCTCGTCGGCTCGGCGCTCAGCTCCGCGTGGGCGCTCGTCCGGAACCGGCCGCCGCTGTCGCGCCCCCGGACCGACGACGCGACCTCGCTCTTTCACTACGCGAAGTACAACCTCATCCCGAGCATCGGTATCGAGGTCCACAGCTGGACGGACGTCCTCATCATCGGGCTGTTCCTCACCCAGTCGGCCGTCGGCGCCTACGAGGTGGCCTGGCGGGTCGCGGGCGTGACGACGCTGCTCGCGGCGGCCATCAGCATGTCCGTCCTCCCCCAGACGAGCGCGTGGGACGCGAACTCGGAGACCGACCGCATCGAACGGCTCGTCTCCTCCAGTATCGTCCCCTCGCTGTTGCTCATCATCCCCTCTATCTTCGGCGTGGCGCTGCTGGCGCCCGACGTGCTCGGCCTCGTCTTCGGGGAGGACTTCGGCGCCGCCTCGCTCGCGCTGGTCGTGCTGGTCGCGGGGAAGATTCCCGAGGCCATCCAGCTCGTCGTCGGCAAGTGTCTGCTCGGGCTCGACAAGCCGAACCTCGTCGCGCGGGCCACCGTCGTCGCGCTGGCGCTCAACGTCGTCCTCAACGTCGCGCTCATCACGGAGTTCGGCCTGCTCGGCGCCGCCGTCGCCACCACGTTCTCGTTCACCGTCGGGATGGTCCTGCGCGTCCACTACCTCCGGGAGTTCATCGCGTTCCGTCTCCCCTACGCGAACCTCGCGTGGTGCGTCGTCGCCTCCGGGGTGATGGCGGCCGTCGTCGTCGCCGTCCGGACGCAACTGCCGACGACGACGGTCCCGCGCCTGCTCGCGACGGTGGCCGTCGGCGCGGCGGTGTACGCGGTCGTCGTCCTCCTCTACCCACCGTTGCGGTCGTTGCTCCTCGGGTACGTCTCGGACCTCGTCCCCCGTCCCGCCGCGTGA
- a CDS encoding helix-turn-helix transcriptional regulator: MTSTIAEELRQEAARLDIRTRLDEERRIDTDRLCEYVRHGPLLEALFDGPLDRRDIEAALGVSRATSHRFTRWLEDEGLATKVDGEFALTGQGEVIAEEILRFELHVAAAQRLAPLLSSICENHKEFVIEPFADATVTTADPADPYRPVRRFVSLVEASATLRGFNTTAMAPLTMETFYERLFEEMETEFVYLPNAVDALLATYPEQAGRVLETGRLTLFTREALPYGLALFDDRVGIGGYDEETGLLHVFVDTDASRARDWAEQVYDLFKADSDPLEGVAGLDAERE, translated from the coding sequence ATGACTTCGACAATCGCGGAGGAGCTTCGACAGGAGGCGGCGCGACTCGACATCCGGACCCGGCTGGACGAGGAGCGGCGCATCGACACCGACCGACTCTGCGAGTACGTCCGTCACGGCCCGCTGTTGGAGGCGCTGTTCGACGGTCCGCTCGACCGGCGCGACATCGAGGCGGCGCTCGGCGTCTCGCGGGCGACGAGCCACCGCTTCACGCGCTGGCTGGAGGACGAGGGGCTGGCGACGAAGGTCGACGGGGAGTTCGCGCTGACCGGGCAGGGGGAGGTCATCGCCGAGGAGATACTCCGCTTCGAACTCCACGTGGCGGCCGCCCAGCGCCTCGCACCCCTGTTGTCGAGCATCTGTGAGAACCACAAGGAGTTCGTCATCGAGCCGTTCGCCGACGCGACGGTGACCACCGCCGACCCGGCCGACCCCTACCGCCCGGTGCGGCGGTTCGTCTCGCTGGTCGAGGCGTCGGCGACCCTCCGCGGGTTCAACACCACCGCGATGGCACCGCTGACGATGGAGACGTTCTACGAGCGCCTCTTCGAGGAGATGGAGACGGAGTTCGTCTACCTGCCGAACGCCGTCGACGCGCTGCTCGCGACCTATCCCGAGCAGGCGGGGCGGGTCCTGGAGACGGGGCGACTCACGCTGTTCACCCGCGAGGCGCTCCCCTACGGCCTCGCGCTGTTCGACGACCGGGTCGGCATCGGCGGTTACGACGAGGAGACGGGACTCCTGCACGTCTTCGTCGACACCGACGCCTCGCGCGCGCGTGACTGGGCGGAGCAGGTGTACGACCTGTTCAAGGCGGACTCCGACCCGCTGGAGGGCGTGGCGGGCCTCGACGCGGAGCGGGAGTGA
- a CDS encoding SAM-dependent methyltransferase, whose product MSTTDIDATEAFVDRLLDATRGAFEVFTVYLGDRLGFYEALADGEWVTSAGLAARTDCDERYVREWLEQQTVTGFLEVREEDAAPADRAFRLPAAHVEALVDPDSPNYVVPLFQVFAGAVRPLDAVVDAYRTGAGVPYEAYGRDLREGQSRVNRPAFRSDLSEEWFPAMPDVEARLHAGGAHVADIGCGGGWACIGLAEHYPEVRVDGYDLDRASVALARENVAAAGLDDRVSIHERDASDPSLAGEYDLVTAFECVHDMSDPEGALRTMRRLAGPDGAVLVVDERVGETFTAEGTDVEWMMYGWSVLHCLPVGRAEHPSAATGTVMRPSTLGAYAEAAGFAAVETLPVENYFFRFYRLIPPVERGDEGDARATDIEVEER is encoded by the coding sequence ATGTCCACGACCGACATCGACGCGACCGAGGCGTTCGTCGACCGACTGCTCGACGCCACGCGCGGGGCCTTCGAGGTCTTCACCGTCTACCTCGGCGACCGACTGGGGTTCTACGAGGCGCTGGCCGACGGCGAGTGGGTCACGAGCGCCGGCCTGGCGGCGCGGACCGACTGCGACGAACGCTACGTCCGCGAGTGGCTCGAACAGCAGACCGTGACGGGGTTCCTCGAGGTGCGCGAGGAGGACGCCGCGCCCGCGGACCGGGCGTTCCGCCTCCCGGCGGCGCACGTCGAGGCGCTCGTCGACCCCGACAGCCCGAACTACGTCGTCCCGCTGTTCCAGGTGTTCGCGGGGGCGGTCCGGCCGCTCGACGCCGTCGTCGACGCCTACCGAACCGGCGCGGGCGTCCCCTACGAGGCGTACGGCCGCGACCTGCGCGAGGGCCAGTCGCGGGTCAACCGTCCGGCGTTCCGTTCGGACCTGAGCGAGGAGTGGTTCCCCGCCATGCCGGACGTCGAGGCGCGCCTGCACGCCGGCGGCGCCCACGTCGCGGACATCGGGTGCGGCGGCGGGTGGGCCTGTATCGGTCTCGCCGAGCACTACCCCGAGGTGCGCGTCGACGGCTACGACCTCGACCGGGCGAGCGTGGCACTGGCGCGCGAGAACGTCGCCGCCGCCGGCCTCGACGACCGCGTCTCGATTCACGAGCGCGACGCGAGCGACCCGTCGCTCGCGGGCGAGTACGACCTCGTGACGGCGTTCGAGTGCGTCCACGACATGTCGGACCCGGAGGGGGCGCTGCGGACGATGCGCCGCCTCGCCGGCCCCGACGGGGCGGTGCTCGTCGTCGACGAGCGGGTCGGCGAGACGTTCACGGCCGAGGGCACCGACGTCGAGTGGATGATGTACGGCTGGAGCGTCCTCCACTGCCTCCCCGTCGGCCGGGCCGAGCATCCCTCGGCGGCCACGGGGACGGTCATGCGCCCCTCGACGCTCGGGGCGTACGCCGAGGCCGCCGGCTTCGCGGCGGTCGAAACCCTCCCCGTGGAGAACTACTTCTTCCGGTTCTACCGGTTGATTCCGCCCGTCGAGCGCGGGGACGAGGGTGACGCGCGCGCGACCGACATCGAGGTGGAGGAGCGATGA
- a CDS encoding DegT/DnrJ/EryC1/StrS family aminotransferase: MTAPDVASEPREHLWPLRSPSRRSVRRTLDRAGVPYRRCSSSKVAFRTALAALDLAGSNVLLPAYLPPGIVEPLREFDLEPRYYGIGPDLTLDVADAEARVDDETAAVMVVHYFGFPQPSFEAFADLAERHDLALVDNASHSVLSRHEGRLLGTRGDVGFSSLHKTLPIPDGAVLYFNGPRVDPATRYPLMGTRERYTAADVRHVAGVLAARTGRLGAAVDSLAKAASNGGAPAAPPSADPVGEYQGVKRRLSRLSALALTRIDAVDVVATRRAVFARWLHHLAPDDRFTPVFERLPAGVCPWYFPVRAADPGAVVDALSEFVTVFTWPTLPADVSRAFRVEHDLADSLVVLPVNQDMTPADVDALAARLP, translated from the coding sequence ATGACCGCCCCCGACGTCGCCTCCGAACCCCGCGAGCACCTCTGGCCGCTGCGGTCACCGTCGCGCCGGAGCGTCCGCCGGACGCTCGACCGTGCCGGCGTTCCCTATCGACGCTGTTCCAGCAGCAAGGTCGCGTTCCGCACCGCGCTCGCGGCGCTCGACCTCGCCGGGTCGAACGTCCTGCTCCCGGCGTACCTCCCGCCGGGTATCGTCGAACCGCTCCGCGAGTTCGACCTCGAGCCACGGTACTACGGTATCGGCCCGGACCTGACGCTCGACGTGGCCGACGCCGAGGCCCGCGTCGACGACGAGACGGCGGCGGTGATGGTCGTCCACTACTTCGGGTTCCCCCAGCCCTCCTTCGAGGCGTTCGCCGACCTCGCCGAGCGCCACGACCTCGCGCTCGTCGACAACGCCTCCCACTCCGTGCTGAGTCGCCACGAGGGACGCCTCCTCGGGACGCGCGGCGACGTGGGGTTCTCCAGCCTCCACAAGACGCTCCCTATCCCCGACGGGGCGGTCCTCTACTTCAACGGCCCGCGGGTCGACCCCGCGACGCGGTACCCCCTGATGGGCACCCGCGAGCGCTACACCGCCGCCGACGTCAGACACGTCGCGGGCGTCCTCGCGGCCCGGACCGGCCGACTGGGGGCGGCGGTCGACAGCCTGGCGAAGGCGGCGTCGAACGGGGGCGCCCCCGCCGCGCCGCCCTCGGCGGACCCGGTCGGCGAGTACCAGGGGGTGAAACGGCGGCTGTCGCGGCTGTCGGCGCTCGCGCTGACGCGCATCGACGCCGTCGACGTGGTCGCGACCCGGCGGGCGGTCTTCGCCCGGTGGCTCCACCACCTCGCCCCCGACGACCGCTTCACCCCGGTCTTCGAGCGCCTCCCGGCGGGCGTCTGCCCGTGGTACTTCCCGGTGCGCGCGGCCGACCCCGGGGCCGTCGTCGACGCGCTCTCCGAGTTCGTCACCGTCTTCACGTGGCCGACGCTTCCTGCGGACGTCTCGCGCGCGTTCCGGGTCGAGCACGACCTGGCCGACAGTCTCGTCGTCCTCCCGGTCAACCAGGACATGACGCCGGCGGACGTCGACGCGCTCGCCGCCCGCCTCCCGTGA
- the msrA gene encoding peptide-methionine (S)-S-oxide reductase MsrA: MTERATFGGGCFWCTEAAMKELDGVASVTSGYAGGHTENPTYREVCSGTTGHAEVVQVEYDPDVIGYDELLEVFFATHDPTQLNRQGPDVGTQYRSIVLAHDEDQRRQVEAYVEALDEEYADEVVTEITELETFYPAEEKHQDYFEKNPRDAYCRMHAAPKVEKVRETFTAKLKQA, encoded by the coding sequence ATGACGGAGCGAGCCACGTTCGGCGGCGGGTGCTTCTGGTGTACCGAGGCGGCGATGAAGGAACTCGACGGCGTGGCGTCGGTCACGTCGGGCTACGCGGGCGGCCACACCGAGAACCCCACCTACCGCGAGGTCTGTAGCGGTACCACCGGCCACGCGGAGGTCGTCCAGGTCGAGTACGACCCCGACGTCATCGGGTACGACGAGCTACTGGAGGTGTTCTTCGCCACGCACGACCCCACCCAGTTGAACCGCCAGGGGCCGGACGTCGGGACCCAGTACCGCTCCATCGTCCTCGCCCACGACGAGGACCAGCGACGACAGGTCGAGGCCTACGTCGAGGCGCTCGACGAGGAGTACGCCGACGAGGTCGTCACGGAAATCACTGAACTGGAGACGTTCTACCCGGCCGAGGAGAAACACCAGGACTACTTCGAGAAGAACCCCCGCGACGCCTACTGTCGGATGCACGCGGCGCCGAAGGTCGAGAAGGTCCGCGAGACGTTCACGGCGAAGCTGAAGCAGGCGTAG
- a CDS encoding glycosyltransferase family 39 protein — protein MADASEDRPTTPTARLRRALLAHGWLLVVALAAVVRFATLGAESLWTDELITLDFVTANGPLELLWVIPLNQPHLPVYYVLLDLWTALAGTSEAALRFPSAVFGVAAVAALYALGTTLFDRRVGLLAATVLALSRFHVYHSQEVRMYSLLTLLTVVSYLLLVRVRDGDDRRDRVGYLFVTLALLYTHPFALFVVAAQGTYLLGRWLHREGWPPTVPPRWRLPALGVTLAVAPLLVGALLRGRSATYSYIPPPTPRQVVGAIAEHVGYAGAPRWVLFAGLALSGAVVAVGLVDARGAFGRWRGARGSATTLAATVRRLLPRDGESENTALVLLWFLGPLLVPVVVSYLVTPVFWPRYTIAASPALFVLMAKGVRDIPRPPLRAVVALLLVCSLLPGVVQYHTTTQKEEWDEVGATLDERAEAGDFVLVADRITRRGVDHYSARAGEDLVVRDVIAVDSGTGYAPTPNETIREMVEGRDRVWVVFSHITEDDRERVLDHVERDHTRTWERSFVGIDLYLYERAPEAQSVETVDAAGSDRQGTPTRAPSNRVMARPPTPASASP, from the coding sequence GTGGCCGACGCGAGCGAGGACCGCCCCACGACCCCGACCGCCCGCCTCCGACGGGCCCTCCTCGCCCACGGCTGGCTCCTCGTCGTGGCGCTGGCCGCTGTGGTGCGGTTCGCGACCCTCGGGGCGGAGAGCCTCTGGACGGACGAACTCATCACCCTCGATTTCGTCACCGCGAACGGTCCCCTGGAACTCCTGTGGGTCATCCCGCTCAACCAGCCCCACCTGCCGGTCTACTACGTCCTCCTCGACCTGTGGACGGCGCTCGCCGGCACCTCGGAGGCGGCCCTGCGCTTCCCGTCGGCGGTGTTCGGGGTCGCGGCCGTCGCCGCGCTCTACGCGCTCGGGACGACCCTGTTCGACCGCCGGGTCGGCCTGCTGGCGGCGACGGTGCTCGCGCTCTCGCGCTTCCACGTCTATCACTCCCAGGAGGTGCGGATGTACAGCCTGCTGACGCTGCTGACGGTCGTCTCCTACCTGCTGCTCGTCCGCGTCCGCGACGGTGACGACCGGCGCGACCGGGTGGGGTACCTGTTCGTCACGCTCGCGCTCCTCTACACCCACCCCTTCGCCCTGTTCGTCGTCGCCGCCCAGGGGACGTACCTCCTCGGCCGGTGGCTCCACCGCGAGGGGTGGCCGCCGACGGTGCCGCCGCGCTGGCGACTGCCGGCGCTGGGCGTGACGCTCGCCGTCGCGCCGCTGCTCGTGGGTGCCCTCCTCCGGGGACGCTCGGCGACGTACTCCTACATCCCGCCGCCGACGCCCCGGCAGGTCGTGGGCGCCATCGCCGAACACGTCGGCTACGCCGGCGCGCCGCGCTGGGTGCTGTTCGCCGGTCTCGCGCTCTCGGGAGCCGTCGTCGCCGTCGGTCTGGTCGACGCCCGCGGCGCGTTCGGCCGCTGGCGGGGCGCGCGCGGGTCCGCCACGACGCTCGCGGCGACCGTCCGCCGCCTCCTCCCGCGCGACGGCGAGAGCGAGAACACCGCGCTCGTCCTCCTCTGGTTCCTCGGACCGTTGCTGGTCCCGGTGGTCGTCTCCTACCTCGTGACGCCGGTGTTCTGGCCGCGCTACACCATCGCGGCCTCCCCCGCCCTCTTCGTGCTGATGGCGAAGGGCGTCCGGGACATCCCCCGCCCGCCGCTCCGGGCCGTCGTCGCGCTCCTGCTCGTCTGTAGCCTCCTGCCCGGCGTCGTCCAGTACCACACCACCACGCAGAAAGAGGAGTGGGACGAGGTGGGCGCGACGCTCGACGAGCGCGCCGAGGCCGGGGACTTCGTCCTCGTGGCCGACCGCATCACGCGCCGCGGCGTCGACCACTACTCCGCGCGCGCGGGCGAGGACCTGGTCGTCCGCGACGTCATCGCCGTCGATTCGGGGACTGGGTACGCCCCGACGCCCAACGAGACGATACGCGAGATGGTCGAGGGGCGCGACCGGGTGTGGGTCGTGTTCTCGCACATCACCGAGGACGACCGCGAGCGCGTCCTCGACCACGTCGAGCGAGACCACACGCGCACCTGGGAGCGCTCGTTCGTCGGTATCGACCTCTACCTCTACGAGCGCGCTCCCGAAGCGCAGTCGGTCGAAACCGTCGACGCCGCGGGTTCGGACCGGCAGGGGACCCCCACCCGTGCCCCCTCGAACCGGGTGATGGCGAGACCGCCTACGCCTGCTTCAGCTTCGCCGTGA